Proteins encoded in a region of the Planococcus citri chromosome 1, ihPlaCitr1.1, whole genome shotgun sequence genome:
- the LOC135845298 gene encoding uncharacterized protein LOC135845298, producing the protein MPNTRSGGAGAANNEKNDQPVQPPPNATPIMSEEQIRQMVTGQFSTLVSLIQSGKLVLPNVTNTNTEESRLAELDKAYRTPPFIIPSFHESEKLQGYKNFKSWKIKLELSLEALMLLPFIKTDGGQAVNISQGRRDVLNAQTLQVLQASLSRSNTYLIQNLKSACDAFNLLSKTYSTTRMRDYVQLNNRLARVYFKPGYDPVRFATDFENCIEDFTQMGTTFNQEFITSMFLNKISGIYDPKTIYFSFYNNIASLTDMPEFQTVKDGFLQLEHKSIPRQPLAKPSDDKDKRKRSSNDSSGAPSTKRHTDDKRNTGSVQPPPKRKYTDEQILKLKSMSPDEKRAVQCSKCSEYFHTAETCVNPGRLCFNCHGYGHEAKDCPKPPRKNDKRNEK; encoded by the exons ATGCCGAACACGCGGTCCGGAGGTGCAGGTGCagcaaataatgaaaaaaatgatcagccAGTTCAACCACCGCCAAATGCAACGCCTATAATGTCAGAAGAACAAATTCGTCAGATGGTTACAGGTCAATTTTCTACTCTCGTGTCATTAATTCAATCGGGTAAATTAGTACTACCAAATGTTACTAATACTAATACTGAAGAGAGCAGGCTGGCGGAGCTGGACAAGGCCTACCGCACGCCTCCGTTTATTATTCCATCATTCCATGAATCGGAGAAATTACAGGGTTACAAGAATTTTAaatcctggaaaattaaattagaattGAGCCTGGAAGCATTAATGCTTCTTCCGTTTATTAAAACTGATGGTGGACAGGCTGTGAATATCTCACAAGGTAGGCGCGACGTGTTAAACGCTCAAACTTTGCAAGTATTGCAAGCTTCACTCTCTCGTTCCAACACATACCTCATCCAGAATTTGAAATCTGCATGCGATGCCTTCAACTTACTGAGTAAAACTTACTCTACCACTCGTATGAGGGATTATGTACAGCTGAACAATCGCCTTGCCAGAGTCTATTTTAAACCTGGATATGACCCAGTACGTTTTGCTACGGACTTCGAGAACTGCATTGAAGATTTCACTCAAATGGGCACTACTTTTAATCAGGAGTTTATTACCTCGATGTTTCTCAACAAGATTAGTGGTATATACGATCCGAAAAcaatttacttttctttttataaTAACATCGCCTCGCTCACGGACATGCCAGAGTTCCAAACTGTTAAGGATGGTTTCTTGCAATTAGAACACAAATCAATACCTCGCCAACCTCTTGCTAAACCTTCAG ACGATAAAGATAAAAGAAAAAGATCCTCGAACGATTCGTCCGGTGCTCCCTCTACTAAGAGGCACACTGACGACAAGAGAAATACTGGTTCAGTGCAACCTCCGCCTAAGAGAAAATACACAGATGAACAAATACTAAAACTGAAATCCATGAGCCCAGATGAGAAAAGAGCTGTACAATGCTCGAAATGCAGCGAATACTTCCACACAGCTGAGACATGTGTCAATCCTGGACGTCTGTGTTTCAACTGCCACGGCTACGGGCATGAAGCAAAAGATTGTCCCAAACCCCCTcgtaaaaatg ACAAGAGAAACGAAAAGTGA